In a genomic window of Caldanaerobius fijiensis DSM 17918:
- a CDS encoding transposase has translation MSILTKEQLKNFISENNIQSIPDLYASLKNLFKDTIQEMLEAELSTELGYEKYEKKDKDTPNSRNGYTQKTVKTQFGEMEIDIP, from the coding sequence CAAAGGAACAATTAAAAAATTTCATCAGTGAAAACAATATTCAATCTATTCCAGACCTTTATGCGTCATTAAAAAACCTTTTTAAAGATACTATCCAAGAAATGCTTGAAGCAGAGCTTTCTACAGAGCTTGGATATGAAAAGTATGAGAAGAAAGATAAAGATACTCCAAACTCAAGAAATGGATATACCCAAAAGACTGTAAAAACTCAATTTGGTGAAATGGAAATTGATATTCC